The Babylonia areolata isolate BAREFJ2019XMU chromosome 22, ASM4173473v1, whole genome shotgun sequence genome contains a region encoding:
- the LOC143297508 gene encoding uncharacterized protein LOC143297508 encodes MQTSDLEVTSISNAVDRSEDDKVLEQLPDDTAVHLLSNGPEQTDDSNITSLASQTSTQCISKRNADFKERKPGDPGCVVLDVSSWSFIPWNNPDNLLSQDTVRSVGTVVGAIFVPILFLIAVPCNILNMLVFSKQGLKERVNLCLFYLSLVDVFHVIIRFVSNLDRLQPPFTQTIGPVFEFIIEHKLFGFHAFISLSGFTSTLIACERCLCVVSPLRSQTLLKTRTTAAVLAVATVVIMSGSMVIGMRWSVMCVFDPLTSSTSKAVRSSQFHRDNKKYLDGVTFILGSLQIFTYVIVISATTLVTSVKLRKMAAWREQSSSSTLSSREMALTRTLIAVSVLYLFCSIPAMIAGIGFLFVPDYSLSGRYYNFTQLFVSLIELASVINATFNFFVYCSLGTRSRSLESECLKIDVSRHVIMRHV; translated from the exons ATGCAAACTTCAGACCTGGAGGTGACCAG CATCTCCAATGCAGTGGATAGGTCGGAAGATGACAAAGTTCTTGAGCAGCTTCCTGATGATACTGCTGTTCACCTGCTCAGCAACGGTCCAGAGCAAACTGACGACAGTAACAT AACCAGTTTAGCCAGTCAGACATCTACTCAGTGCATCTCAAAGAGGAACGCTGACTTTAAGGAAAG GAAACCAGGAGACCCAG GATGTGTGGTTCTGGATGTATCCTCGTGGAGTTTCATTCCCTGGAATAACCCCGACAACCTCCTCAGCCAGGACACGGTGCGGTCTGTGGGCACAGTTGTTGGCGCGATCTTTGTGCCCATCCTCTTCCTGATCGCCGTGCCCTGCAACATCCTCAACATGCTGGTCTTCAGCAAGCAGGGCCTAAAAGAACGCGTCAACCTGTGTCTCTTCTACCTCTCGCTGGTCGACGTTTTCCACGTGATCATCCGCTTTGTCTCCAATCTGGATAGACTCCAGCCCCCTTTCACTCAGACTATTGGACCTGTGTTTGAGTTTATCATAGAGCACAAACTGTTCGGGTTCCACGCTTTCATTTCACTGTCTGGTTTCACCTCCACGCTGATCGCGTGTGAgcggtgtctgtgtgtagtgagcCCCCTGCGTTCCCAGACCTTGCTGAAGACTCGAACCACGGCTGCTGTGCTGGCTGTGGCCACTGTGGTCATCATGTCCGGGTCCATGGTGATCGGCATGAGGTGGAGCGTCATGTGTGTCTTCGATCCTCTGACCAGCTCCACCTCCAAAGCGGTCAGAAGCAGTCAGTTCCACAGAGACAACAAAAAGTATTTAGACGGCGTGACCTTCATCTTGGGCTCGTTGCAAATCTTTACCTACGTCATAGTGATCTCAGCGACTACTCTCGTGACGTCAGTGAAACTGAGGAAAATGGCGGCATGGCGAGAACAAAGCTCCTCGTCTACGCTGTCGTCACGAGAGATGGCGCTGACACGTACACTGATCGCTGTGTCTGTACTCTATCTCTTCTGTTCCATCCCTGCCATGATCGCAGGCATTGGGTTTCTGTTTGTACCGGACTACAGTCTGAGTGGACGCTACTACAACTTCACTCAACTTTTCGTCAGTTTGATAGAGTTGGCTTCTGTAATCAACGCCACGTTCAATTTCTTTGTCTATTGTTCTCTTGGGACAAG GTCAAGGTCACTAGAGTCGGAGTGTCTAAAAATAGACGTGTCTCGGCACGTGATCATGCGTCATGTGTAA